One region of Arvicola amphibius chromosome 3, mArvAmp1.2, whole genome shotgun sequence genomic DNA includes:
- the Cck gene encoding cholecystokinin — protein sequence MKIGVCLCVLMAVLVAGVLTQPVAPAEAVDSAVQRAEEAPRRQLRAAVLRTDGEPRARLGALIARYIQQARKAPSGRMSVLKSLQNLDPSHRISDRDYTGWMDFGRRSAEDYEYPS from the exons ATGAAGATCGGCGTGTGTCTGTGCGTGCTGATGGCAGTCCTGGTCGCGGGCGTCCTGACGCAGCCAGTGGCCCCGGCAGAAGCGGTGGACTCCGCGGTGCAGCGGGCGGAGGAGGCTCCCCGAAGACAGCTGAGGGCCGCCGTGCTCAGGACCGACGGCGAGCCCCGAGCGCGCCTGGGCGCACTGATAGCGCGCTACATCCAGCAGGCCCGCAAAG CTCCTTCTGGCCGCATGTCTGTTCTTAAGTCACTGCAGAACCTGGACCCCAGCCACAGGATAAGTGACCGGGACTACACGGGCTGGATGGATTTTGGCCGGCGCAGCGCCGAGGACTACGAATACCCATCCTAG